A window from Dromaius novaehollandiae isolate bDroNov1 chromosome 1, bDroNov1.hap1, whole genome shotgun sequence encodes these proteins:
- the LOC135327943 gene encoding uncharacterized protein LOC135327943 has product MAGGATQVALLVVMLGLGLQGVKGKPTLAKWGSNNLWLTWANRTGNKQFCLTLAGAGQPFKTCLIGVPLNLTVDLPKLREHCTNTSNISNCLNMLNASLPWDPQELDLLGSVAPINYTGVACVHFGNNQQGINVYRNLNWTGWTNVSSSTPGFDYTAKSYCNGSLGAETKGRGPTHWVNETARALPDGMFLICGDRAWPGIPRRAVGGPCYLGSLTIFAPNLMAVINMANQTSRRRRSLTSLGPECDDKVEIWGGASRIGASIIPQIGTAHALASLGKLACWAVKQSNVTTKVLYEMAQDMDSLRHAVLQSRAAIDFLLLAQGHGCKDVEGMCCFNLTEHSWSIHSELEWLKEHMQKITVMTNPLDSWSGNWLGLGPWARQLLIEGLRLLLMLMLGILACKIVFRCLVRQLLEKGWSRPHPHYERLTRDTAI; this is encoded by the coding sequence atggcagggggagcaacccaagtagctctcctcgtagtgatgctgggactgggactccaaggggtgaaaggcaaaccaacgttagcgaaatggggtagtaacaatctatggctcacctgggcaaaccggacaggaaataagcaattttgcctgacgctggcgggtgcggggcagccttttaagacatgcttaataggggtcccattgaatttgaccgtagacctaccaaagctgagagagcattgcacaaacacaagcaatattagtaactgcttgaacatgctgaatgcatcattgccctgggacccgcaagagcttgaccttctgggttcggtagcACCAATTAACTACACCGGTGTGGCATGCGTGCACTTTGGGAATAATCAACAAGGGATAAATGTCTATAGAAACCTTAACTGGACCGGGTGGACCAATGTGTCCTCAAGCACACCGGGGTTTGATTATACCGCAAAATCATACTGTAACGGCTCTTTGGGGGCGGAAACAAAAGGAAGAGGGCCGACCCATTGGGTAAATGAGACGGCTAGGGCCCTCCCTGATGGAATGTTCCTGATATGTGGGGACCGGGCGTGGCCTGGGATCCCAAGACGTGCTGTAGGGGGGCCTTGTTACTTAGGCAGCTTAACTATCTTTGCGCCCAATCTAATGGCTGTGATAAACATGGCAAATCAAACGAGTCGAAGGCGCCGCAGTCTGACGAGCTTGGGTCCCGAGTGTGATGATAAGGTTGAGATCTGGGGAGGGGCATCTCGAATCGGAGCATCAATCATCCCACAGATTGGTACAGCGCACGCCTTGGCATCCTTGGGAAAGCTAGCTTGTTGGGCGGTGAAGCAGAGCAACGTAACAACCAAAGTACTGTATGAAATGGCACAAGATATGGATAGCTTACGACATGCTGTCCTGCAGAGTAGAGCAGCCATAGACTTTCTGCTGTTAGCCCAGGGTCATGGGTGTAAAGATGTGGAAGGCATGTGCTGCTTTAATCTGACGGAGCACAGCTGGTCAATACACAGTGAGTTAGAATGGCTAAAGGAGCACATGCAAAAAATTACCGTAATGACTAACCCGCTAGATAGTTGGtctggtaattggcttgggctaggaccatgggccaggcagttactaatagaagggttgcgcctgctgctgatgctcatgctaggcatattagcatgtaaaatagtgtttagatgcttggtaagacaactgctagaaaaggggtggtcccgccCACACCCAcattatgaacgcttaacccgcgacacggcaatttaa